Sequence from the Clostridium botulinum genome:
AAACCTAATATTAGATGATAACTTAAGAAGAAAATCTGTAGCAGCAATTAAAAATATTTTTGATATGTGTGAAAACAAGCATAAAATTATAGAAGAAAGTACCATAAAAGAAATAGAAGACATATCTATAAAACTTGTTAATAATATGTGCAAAAATGAAAAAACATCTATAGGTATAGCTGATTTACAATCATATGATGTAAATACATATCTTCATTCTTTAAGTGTTACAGTAATATCAATTGCAATAGGAAATGCATTGCATCTAAGCAAGAAAAAATTATGTGATTTAGGGATATGTGGCTTATTACATGATATTGGAAAAGTAAAAATACCAATAGAAATAATAGATAAACCATCAAAACTTACTGAAGAAGAGTTTAATATTGTTAAAACTCATGCTGTATTAGGTGGAGATTACATTGAATCAAGTAAACATATAAATAATGATATATATTTAGGAATTATAAGTCATCATGAAAAATTTGATGGTACAGGTTATCCTAATAGACTAGAAAAAGAAGATATACCTTTATTCGGTAGGATAATAGCTGTAGCAGATGTATATGATGCTTTAACAGGAAATAGACCATATAGAACCCCTATAAAACCTTTAGAAGCTATAGAATATATAATGGCAGGTGTTGGGAAAAGTTTTGATTATAATGTTGTAAAAGCATTTCTAAAAAAAATAGAACCATATCCTATTGGGTCATACGTAAAATTAAGTGATAAAAGGCATGCTAAAGTTATTGGTGATAATATCACTAATCCATTAAGACCAATCATTAAAATACTACAAGAAAATGGAAAAGAAGGGGAGATAATAGATCTTCAGAATGATTTAAATGCAAGGAATATTATAATTTTAGATATAAATTATAATTATCTTATTAAGAAGTAAGAAAGGATTTATGCAATTATTAATGGAAGATAGAGAATATATAAAAAAGAAGCAGAAATTTTGTATAATTTTATTTTGAATGATGAAGAAATGAAAGCAGATATATGCAAGGATTTTTAATAATATAAAAGATATTGTAAAATATAAAATTGTGGGATTAGAGTATTTAGATATATCTATAAGTGAAATTAAAGATATAATTAAAGATGTAGTTAACAAGTATTAAATTTAGGAGGCTATATAATATGAAAAAAATTGGATTTATTGGTGTTGGAGTAATGGGGAAATCCATGGTTAGAAATTTAATGAAAGAAGGTTTTGAAGTTTCCATCTATACACGTACAAAGAGTAAAGTGCTTGATATTATTGAAGAGGGTGCTAAATGGTGTGATGATATAAAGACTTGTGTACAAAATAAGGATTTTACAATAACTATAGTTGGATATCCTAAAGATGTAGAAGAAGTTTATTTTGGAGAAAACGGTATTTTAGCAAATGCAAAGGAAGGTGCTTGTACTATAGATATGACAACTACAAGTCCTAAACTTTCAGTAAAAATATATGATGAAGCTAAAAAAAGAAATATAGAAGCACTAGATGCTCCAGTATCAGGTGGAGATACTGGAGCTAAAAATGCAACATTAGCGATAATGGTAGGTGGAGATTTAGAAACTTTTGATAAATGCCATGATGTATTAGCTAGTATGGGAAATAATATTATATACGAAGGAAAAGCAGGTAGTGGTCAACATACTAAAATGGCAAATCAAATAGCAATTGCAGGAGCTATTTCAGGTGTGTGTGAAGCAATGACATATGCTAATGGTGCTGGGTTAAATGTTCAAAAGATGTTAGATAGTATAAGTACAGGTGCAGCTGGAAGTTGGCAAATGAGTAATATGGCACCTCGTATGTTAAAAGGAGATTTTGATCCAGGATTTTTTATAAAACATTTTATAAAAGATATGAAATTAGCACTTGAAGAATCAGAAGAAGCATCATTGAATCTAGAAGTATTAAAAAAAGTTTTAGATATGTATAATATTTTGGATGAAAATAACCTAGGGGATTTAGGGACACAAGCTCTTATTAAGTATTATGAAGAGTATAGTAAATAGATAAAATTATTTTCTACACATTTATTACAACTACTTCTTGGAAACATTTTGTTATTAAATCTTTCTAAGAAGTAGTTTTTTATTTAGTTCACATAAAATTATTTATAATTTTTAGTAATTTAAATACTACACTATGTTTTAAATATATAATTAAATATGCAAAGTTTAATTGTTTAAATTATTTTGTTTATGCATATTTAAATATTCTGATAAAAATAGCATAATGTTATAATCTTTTTAAACCTATTAATTCAATATTTGATGAAATAAAGGTATTTTTAATTGGTTCACATTTCATTAGATCAGTACTTAAATACTTTTTATTATCATCAGCAAATACTGTTACTACATTTCCTTTGTAATTATTTAATTCAAGTGCTTTTATAGCACCCAAAAAATTAGCACCAGATGATATACCAACTCCTAAACCTAAAATTTTAGAGAGTTTTTGTGCCATTATGATGGAATCACCATCATCAACACTTATAACTTCATTTAATTTTTTTAAGTCAAGTATAGGTGGAATAAATTCATCAACAATTCCTTGAATTCGATGTTCACTTACTTGAAAGCCGGTGGAAAGAGTAGGAGAGTTTGATGGTTCTAAAGGATAGATTTTTATGTTAGCATTCTTAGTTTTCAGATATTTACCTATTCCCATAATTGTTCCACCAGTTCCAACACCAGCAACAAAAGCAGTGGGAATAATCCCTGAATTATTTAAGATATTCCATATTTCAGGTCCTGTAGATAGAAAGTGAGCTTCTACATTGTCATTATTAGAAAATTGACATGGAAGAAATATAGTATCAGAATTTAATTTCCTTTTTTCTGTAAGTTCTAAACATTTTAAAAATCCACCTTCTTTTTTAGAAACTAATATTAAGTTAGCATTAAAGCTTGATAAAAGTTTTTTGCGTTCATCGCTCATCCAATCAGGCATATAAATATCGACAGAATTTCCTAGATAAGTTCCTATAGCTGAAAATGATATACCAGTATTTCCACTAGTTGTTTCAACTATTGTGTAGTTTTGTTTTATAGAATTACTTAAATAAGCTTTTTTCAAAATATATAAAGCCATTCTATCTTTTATGCTTCCAGTGTAGTTGTAATATTCAAGTTTTGAATATATCTTTAATTCTTTCCCTTTATATTTAAATAATATTTCGACAAGAGGGGTATTACCAATAAGTTTCTCTAAATTATTTATTTTATTAAGTATATTATTCATAAAAAAACTCCTATTCTAAATTTAGTTTTATATTATAGATTATATAAGTTTTAATACATAATTTTTGAAGAAGATTTCTGTTATATAGAGATAAATTATTAACATTATAATATATAATATTTAAATGGATTAATAATTATTAGTAGTTACTATTAAAAAATAAATTTAATAATTTATGTAACTTATATTATATTGAGTTTATAAAACTTAAATTTAGTCAATAAAGCAGTAAAGTACATTGTAATAACAATAATTACTATAAAAAGAGGCTGATTTTACTAATATATAGAGTTATTATAATACGCATATTTGTGATATAATCATTAGGATAATATATATATTTTAAAATTATAAATTTATAATATACATTACAGATGTAATATTTAATATTTAAATTTTCTTAATATAAAGAGGGGACAAAAAGATGAGAAAACGAAGGCACAAACCTACCAAAGACATTGCAACTATTA
This genomic interval carries:
- a CDS encoding PLP-dependent cysteine synthase family protein; translation: MNNILNKINNLEKLIGNTPLVEILFKYKGKELKIYSKLEYYNYTGSIKDRMALYILKKAYLSNSIKQNYTIVETTSGNTGISFSAIGTYLGNSVDIYMPDWMSDERKKLLSSFNANLILVSKKEGGFLKCLELTEKRKLNSDTIFLPCQFSNNDNVEAHFLSTGPEIWNILNNSGIIPTAFVAGVGTGGTIMGIGKYLKTKNANIKIYPLEPSNSPTLSTGFQVSEHRIQGIVDEFIPPILDLKKLNEVISVDDGDSIIMAQKLSKILGLGVGISSGANFLGAIKALELNNYKGNVVTVFADDNKKYLSTDLMKCEPIKNTFISSNIELIGLKRL
- a CDS encoding NAD(P)-dependent oxidoreductase; the encoded protein is MKKIGFIGVGVMGKSMVRNLMKEGFEVSIYTRTKSKVLDIIEEGAKWCDDIKTCVQNKDFTITIVGYPKDVEEVYFGENGILANAKEGACTIDMTTTSPKLSVKIYDEAKKRNIEALDAPVSGGDTGAKNATLAIMVGGDLETFDKCHDVLASMGNNIIYEGKAGSGQHTKMANQIAIAGAISGVCEAMTYANGAGLNVQKMLDSISTGAAGSWQMSNMAPRMLKGDFDPGFFIKHFIKDMKLALEESEEASLNLEVLKKVLDMYNILDENNLGDLGTQALIKYYEEYSK
- a CDS encoding HD-GYP domain-containing protein — its product is MIFVPYYELKAGMKLSSNINLGNNKKSKAFLLKKGMILTNENIKKIINFNVLGAYINDGRKNLILDDNLRRKSVAAIKNIFDMCENKHKIIEESTIKEIEDISIKLVNNMCKNEKTSIGIADLQSYDVNTYLHSLSVTVISIAIGNALHLSKKKLCDLGICGLLHDIGKVKIPIEIIDKPSKLTEEEFNIVKTHAVLGGDYIESSKHINNDIYLGIISHHEKFDGTGYPNRLEKEDIPLFGRIIAVADVYDALTGNRPYRTPIKPLEAIEYIMAGVGKSFDYNVVKAFLKKIEPYPIGSYVKLSDKRHAKVIGDNITNPLRPIIKILQENGKEGEIIDLQNDLNARNIIILDINYNYLIKK